A segment of the Serratia fonticola genome:
TTTCAGGCTTATCCAGTTTATATTAGACGGCTCAACAACAAGAATTCGTTTAATTTTATCTTTTAAAAAGTAGTCGCCATTATTCTGATTGGTCTGTAACATTTTTCCTCCTATAAATCAGAAATGTTATTTTCATTAATCGGTAACCAACCAAAGTGAGGCTTTAGGCCTGAAGCAGGCGTTTACAAGCGTATTTATTGATACACAAAAGTCACACCAACGACTGATGTTACATTACCTGCCACGACTTGACCGCGGGTTCGCGCATAGCTCGCGGTTAGCCCTAAACTGACGGGTGACGGGCCGACGATACCCAGAGAGACTGTTCTGTTAGTTGCAATAACACCGCCGCTATTGGAAAGTTGTATCCCAATCCCTTGAGCCTGTGACGAAGAGGCCGTATTGGTAAAAATCGTGGATGCTGAATCTTCCGTTGTCCCTGTCAAAAAGTAGGAAAGATTCTGGTTCTGAGCGCAACGAACCGTTAATGGCACCTGCCCGGTTCCCGGATAATTCGGTAAATTCACGGTGACATCGCGCGCAGAAACATCACAACCACCGGTAGGGATCACCACATCGTTATTGGCGAAAATTCGCCACGTATACAAGAATGAGTCACCTTCATTGTTGGTTTGATGCATCCTTAATACCGCAATTAACGAACCGCTAGTGATAGCAATTCCCCCTGCAGAGCTCATAGGGGTGAGATAAAGTACGGCTGGCCACGGCGTCAACACATTGGATCTATAGGAGATATTTCTGGTCTCGGATGTCGTTGGAAATGGATATATCGAACCACTGTAAGATAAACTTCCCGTAAAACTTGCCAGTACGCCGCCATAAGCCGATCCTTCTTTTAGCGAGACATAATCGATAATAGTGTCTGGATAGTCATTACGACAGGATATCTGTCTAGATAAATCCACTACCAGGTTTTGGCCTACCCCTATTGACGGCGCTAAACTGACATA
Coding sequences within it:
- a CDS encoding fimbrial protein, translating into MKDLINALLKYLVAVVLFMGYSANANAFACVTASGAWIPIGGGSANVYVSLAPSIGVGQNLVVDLSRQISCRNDYPDTIIDYVSLKEGSAYGGVLASFTGSLSYSGSIYPFPTTSETRNISYRSNVLTPWPAVLYLTPMSSAGGIAITSGSLIAVLRMHQTNNEGDSFLYTWRIFANNDVVIPTGGCDVSARDVTVNLPNYPGTGQVPLTVRCAQNQNLSYFLTGTTEDSASTIFTNTASSSQAQGIGIQLSNSGGVIATNRTVSLGIVGPSPVSLGLTASYARTRGQVVAGNVTSVVGVTFVYQ